The Drosophila innubila isolate TH190305 chromosome 2R unlocalized genomic scaffold, UK_Dinn_1.0 1_C_2R, whole genome shotgun sequence DNA window AAGAATTCAACTGCTGCCGTTTCCGCATTCCCTTTGTGCACCACATCCGGTCAGGCTAAATGTAAATGCTCCATTTGTCCTTGGACCTGCGTCACTGCTCGACGCCAGTTTCGGCCGTATCATTGTTTGTCGCGTGACCCTAAGCCATTCCGTGGCGTCTAAGTCATGGTACGACtagaatatgtatttgaatacacgtatatatatatatactacataCTACAATGTGCTTACTTAATTGAATTGGTCTAACGGGCAGCGTGGCGCCTTTTTTGGCCACAACTCCGTTTATGGCCCAGGCACGTATGCACATACCGTTAGAATATGGCCCTATGATATAGACATGGTGTCATTAGTGTTTAACCCGCAGTTTGGCCCACAGTCGTTACTCACTTTTACGctatctttttaatatttgaagaaCCACAGTGTAGGTCTTTGTCTTTTATCAAAAGATACTCgtattgtatgtattgtatagtgtatatgtataagtatatgTAATTTCTTTATCAACTCTCTTGCTTGCCACTCTGGATGTTATTGATGCCAAGCAGATAGCAATTATGTCTGTCGCTGGCTTAAGACAGAGCCTTTTGCTCTGGAGTGTTGACTACTGGAACTTGGAAGGTAATTTGGAAGatatcatttgttttgttagcTATGATTTCGTCACTTAtggttttacttttgttttaaatacacaaattaatatttacatattttacatttaaaatgcaaataaatttgactaatttcaatttcattcccTTGTAGCAGTCATGGCGGACAATGTGTTCAAGTCTCACGATATCGGGTTACGCGCTCAAAAGAAAATACTCTCACGCATGGCAACGAAAAACATTGCGAAAACCTTTATAGACGGCACAACGGCTTCTCTGCTGGATAATTTGTATAAGCTGTGTAAGATGCATACGGGGAACAAGGCGCGAGCGGAGaagctcattaaaaatattatcaaaattgtCATTAAAATCGGAGTGTTACATCGAAACAATCAATTTGGGTCGGAGGAACTGCAAAACGCTGAGATCTTTAAGCGCAAGTTTCAGGTAAACTTCAAACATTATCTCTCTAACTGATTATTTCAATAACAGTTGTATTATTCCTTTTAGAACACACAACTGACCATCATATCATTCTATGAGGTGGACTTTACCTTTGATGCGGCATATCTGCAAAAGTCCATTGAGGATTCACGTGTGGCACTTAAATCCATTGTCCAGCCACATTTAACGGACAAGTCGTTGGGTCGCATTGACGAGGTGTTTGACTTTTTTGGTGATACCTCGCTGCTGGAAACGGCATTCAAGCCAGATTCACCATATCGAGAGGTGATGGGAAAAATTGTGTCGGACATTAAGTCGGCCATGGAAACAGGAGACATTTGAGTAAAATGCACACTGTAAAAGCTATGGAAAGAGGGGCTATtatcaaaccaaaaaaaaagctacaACAACATGAGATACTAACAACTAGTTTAGAGCAACAAATGCTTTGCCTACAAAGTCCACGGCTACCCACCAACACCAAATAGAAAGTAACAAAAGTGCGGTgaaagacaaaacaaaaacataagaTCACtctttatatagaaaaaatgattattttttaattgaattggtGATATCcatattaacattattaaGTAGTAGTCGAAAAACGtccaaattgatttatttttagacaatGTTAAcacataattaattgaaaatgttaacattttgTCGATTagatttaagtaaaaaaatgcatttcgcCAAAGGAATTCACAAAACAAACTCACAATGTAATGTAAAACAAGGCAAAATGCTTTTATCAATGTG harbors:
- the LOC117785677 gene encoding tumor necrosis factor alpha-induced protein 8-like protein isoform X2 — protein: MSVAGLRQSLLLWSVDYWNLEVMADNVFKSHDIGLRAQKKILSRMATKNIAKTFIDGTTASLLDNLYKLCKMHTGNKARAEKLIKNIIKIVIKIGVLHRNNQFGSEELQNAEIFKRKFQNTQLTIISFYEVDFTFDAAYLQKSIEDSRVALKSIVQPHLTDKSLGRIDEVFDFFGDTSLLETAFKPDSPYREVMGKIVSDIKSAMETGDI
- the LOC117785677 gene encoding tumor necrosis factor alpha-induced protein 8-like protein isoform X1; its protein translation is MSVAGLRQSLLLWSVDYWNLEAVMADNVFKSHDIGLRAQKKILSRMATKNIAKTFIDGTTASLLDNLYKLCKMHTGNKARAEKLIKNIIKIVIKIGVLHRNNQFGSEELQNAEIFKRKFQNTQLTIISFYEVDFTFDAAYLQKSIEDSRVALKSIVQPHLTDKSLGRIDEVFDFFGDTSLLETAFKPDSPYREVMGKIVSDIKSAMETGDI
- the LOC117785677 gene encoding tumor necrosis factor alpha-induced protein 8-like protein isoform X3, which translates into the protein MADNVFKSHDIGLRAQKKILSRMATKNIAKTFIDGTTASLLDNLYKLCKMHTGNKARAEKLIKNIIKIVIKIGVLHRNNQFGSEELQNAEIFKRKFQNTQLTIISFYEVDFTFDAAYLQKSIEDSRVALKSIVQPHLTDKSLGRIDEVFDFFGDTSLLETAFKPDSPYREVMGKIVSDIKSAMETGDI